A section of the Pristiophorus japonicus isolate sPriJap1 chromosome 4, sPriJap1.hap1, whole genome shotgun sequence genome encodes:
- the thbs1b gene encoding thrombospondin-1 has translation MKLLQGLFLLLMIAPFLTKHIQDSGVDGVFDLFDITGLTRKNDGVHMVKGPEPSSPAYRILNPDIIAPASDNSFRDLVDHIQQEKGFIFLATLRQMKKTRGTLVAIDTPKGGRIFEILSNGKANTLDLTITIEGKQSMVSITDAHLANGHWKNLTLFVQEDVATLYVGCEKVNQVELEEVIHKVLKNGDYKLRLAKGGLGLRSNFQGVLQNVRFVFGTNMKTILLNKGCYSSTRGIVSLPVGGSERPAIRTNFYGHKTKDLQTVCGISCEELSNMFSELQALRTMVTQLVDNVQKVTEKNELIAKRIGIKYIGGCVHNGMTYKNKDQWKVDNCTDCTCQSSVTFCQRISCPTVSCADAVVPDGECCARCPSILNESEAGWSPWSEWTHCSVTCGIGTQQRGRSCDRINNDCHGTSVQTRSCHLEECDKRFKQDGGWSYWSPWSSCSVSCGAGVITRIRLCNSPMPQMGGKECVGKKRETEKCVQVPCPIDGKWGVWSPWNSCTVTCGGGIQKRNRLCDSPAPKHEGKNCVGESRETQLCSKLDCPIDGCLSNPCFAHSKCTSFPDGSWKCGSCPRGYTGDGIHCEDINECTEVPDTCFQVNGEHRCENTEPGYNCLPCPLRYTGNQPFGRGIEEATKNKQVCEPRNPCKDGTHDCNKYAKCIYLGIFSDQLFRCECRPGFAGNGIICGEDTDLDGWPNEALTCVANATYHCKKDNCPFLPNSGQEDHDKDGTGDACDNDDDNDGIPDERDNCPFLFNPRQYDYDRDEVGDRCDNCPYNHNTDQTDTDANGEGDACAIDIDGDGILNEKDNCPYVYNVDQRDTDLDGVGDQCDNCPLEHNPDQADSDSDLVGDKCDSNQDIDEDGHQNNLDNCPYIPNSNQADHDQDGKGDACDHDDDNDGIPDEKDNCRLKSNPDQLDSDGDGRGDACKDDFDGDNILDIYDVCPENFEITETDFRKFQMVPLDPKGTSQIDPNWVVRHKGKELLQTVNCDPGIAVGYDEFNAVDFSGTFFINTERDDDYAGFVFGYQSSSRFYVVMWKQITQTYWHESPTKAQGYAGLSIKVVNSTTGPGEHLRNALWHTGNTSGQVQTLWHDPRNIGWKDRAAYRWQLTHRPKLDSSGNNFTAYALVVMYEGRTIMADSGAIYDKTYAGGRLGLFVFSQEMVYFSDLKYECRDS, from the exons ATGAAATTACTACAAGGACTCTTTCTCCTGCTAATGATCGCTCCCTTCTTGACCAAGCACATCCAAG ATTCCGGAGTGGATGGGGTGTTCGATCTGTTCGACATCACTGGGCTAACTCGTAAAAATGATGGAGTGCACATGGTCAAGGGACCCGAGCCCAGCAGCCCGGCGTACAGGATCCTGAACCCCGATATCATCGCCCCGGCTTCAGATAACAGCTTCCGGGACCTGGTCGACCACATACAGCAGGAGAAGGGATTCATCTTCCTCGCCACCCTGCGCCAGATGAAGAAGACCCGGGGGACCTTGGTGGCCATCGACACGCCGAAGGGGGGACGAATCTTCGAGATCCTGTCCAACGGGAAAGCAAACACGCTCGATCTGACCATCACCATCGAAGGCAAGCAGAGCATGGTGTCCATCACCGATGCCCATCTCGCCAATGGCCACTGGAAGAACCTCACCCTGTTCGTGCAGGAGGATGTGGCCACTCTCtatgtgggatgtgagaaggtcAACCAGGTGGAGCTGGAGGAAGTCATCCACAAAGTGCTGAAGAATGGCGATTACAAATTGAGACTGGCCAAAGGAGGATTGGGTCTCAGGAGCAACTTCCAG GGAGTCCTGCAGAATGTGCGTTTTGTGTTTGGGACCAATATGAAAACCATCCTGTTGAACAAGGGTTGCTACAGCT CCACCCGTGGGATTGTCTCTTTACCTGTTGGGGGCTCTGAAAGACCAGCGATCAGGACCAATTTTTACGGTCACAAAACCAAGGATCTCCAGACGGTCTGTGGCATCTCCTGCGAGGAACTGTCCAACATGTTCAGTGAACTCCAAGCTCTCAGGACTATGGTCACTCAGCTGGTTGACAACGTCCAAAAAGTG ACTGAAAAAAATGAACTGATTGCAAAAAGGATTGGAATCAAATATATAGGAGGATGTGTTCACAACGGCATGACCTACAAAAACAAGGACCAATGGAAAGTGGACAACTGCACAGACTGCACTTGTCAG TCATCAGTCACCTTTTGCCAAAGGATTTCCTGCCCTACTGTATCCTGTGCAGATGCTGTAGTTCCGGATGGGGAATGCTGTGCCCGATGTCCAT CGATTCTAAATGAATCTGAGGCTGGCTGGTCTCCGTGGTCTGAATGGACACATTGTTCTGTCACCTGTGGAATTGGAACTCAGCAGCGAGGCCGCTCCTGTGATCGGATTAATAACGACTGTCATGGGACCTCTGTTCAGACTCGCAGTTGCCATTTAGAAGAATGTGACAAGAGAT TCAAGCAAGATGGTGGTTGGAGTTATTGGTCCCCTTGGTCGTCGTGCTCGGTGAGCTGTGGAGCTGGAGTGATCACTCGAATTCGCCTGTGTAACTCACCAATGCCACAAATGGGTGGCAAGGAGTGCGTAGGAAAGAAAAGGGAAACTGAAAAATGTGTACAGGTCCCATGCCCAA TTGATGGAAAGTGGGGTGTCTGGTCACCATGGAACTCTTGTACCGTCACCTGTGGGGGAGGAATACAGAAACGTAATCGTCTTTGTGACAGTCCAGCACCTAAGCATGAAGGCAAAAACTGCGTGGGTGAGTCACGGGAGACTCAGCTGTGCAGCAAACTGGATTGCCCAATTG ATGGATGTCTATCAAATCCATGCTTTGCTCACAGCAAATGTACCAGCTTCCCAGATGGCAGCTGGAAGTGTGGTTCCTGCCCTCGTGGTTACACAGGAGATGGTATTCACTGCGAGGACATTAATGAG TGCACAGAGGTGCCTGACACCTGCTTTCAAGTCAATGGCGAGCACAGGTGTGAAAATACAGAGCCAGGTTACAACTGTCTGCCCTGCCCACTACGGTACACTGGCAATCAACCATTTGGCAGAGGCATCGAGGAAGCTACAAAGAATAAGCAG GTCTGTGAGCCACGTAACCCCTGCAAAGATGGGACACACGACTGCAATAAGTACGCCAAATGTATTTACCTTGGTATCTTCAGTGACCAGTTGTTCCGCTGTGAATGTAGGCCTGGGTTTGCTGGCaatggcatcatctgtggagaagaTACAGACCTGGACGGTTGGCCAAATGAAGCCCTTACCTGCGTAGCCAATGCTACTTACCACTGTAAAAAG GACAACTGCCCATTCCTCCCCAACTCTGGACAAGAAGACCACGATAAAGACGGAACCGGTGAtgcctgtgataatgatgatgataatgatggcatTCCAGATGAGAGA GACAACTGCCCATTCCTGTTTAATCCTCGCCAATATGACTATGATCGGGATGAAGTTGGAGATCGCTGTGACAACTGCCCTTACAACCATAACACTGATCAGACAGACACTGACGCAAATGGGGAGGGAGATGCCTGTGCCATAGATATTGATGGCGATG GCATTCTAAATGAGAAGGACAACTGTCCCTATGTGTACAATGTTGACCAGAGGGATACCGATTTAGATGGGGTTGGTGATCAGTGTGATAACTGCCCACTAGAACACAATCCAGATCAA GCTGATTCAGACTCTGATCTTGTGGGAGATAAATGTGACAGCAACCAGGATATCGATGAGGATGGTCACCAGAACAATCTGGATAACTGCCCCTACATCCCCAATTCCAACCAAGCAGATCACGACCAGGATGGGAAAGGCGATGCCTGCGATcacgatgatgataatgatggtatTCCCGATGAGAAGGACAACTGTAGATTGAAATCCAACCCCGACCAACTTGATTCTGATG GTGATGGCCGAGGTGACGCTTGTAAGGATGATTTTGATGGGGACAATATCCTGGATATCTATGATGTTTgccctgaaaattttgaaatcaccGAGACCGATTTCCGCAAATTCCAGATGGTACCATTGGATCCAAAGGGAACATCCCAAATTGACCCCAACTGGGTGGTCAGACATAAAGGCAAAGAATTGCTCCAGACTGTTAATTGTGATCCTGGCATTGCTGTAG GATATGATGAATTCAATGCCGTGGACTTCAGTGGCACATTCTTCATCAATACTGAACGAGATGATGACTATGCTGGATTTGTATTTGGGTACCAGTCCAGCAGTCGCTTCTATGTGGTAATGTGGAAGCAGATCACACAGACTTACTGGCATGAATCACCAACCAAAGCACAGGGATATGCTGGACTCTCTATCAAAGTGGTGAACTCTACAACTGGTCCAGGAGAGCACTTGCGTAATGCACTTTGGCACACTGGGAATACATCAGGACAA GTTCAAACTTTGTGGCATGATCCTCGTAACATTGGTTGGAAGGACAGGGCTGCTTACAGATGGCAGTTAACCCACAGACCCAAACTGGATTCATCAGGTAATAATTTTACAGCCTATGCTTT AGTTGTAATGTATGAGGGGAGAACGATCATGGCAGACTCTGGGGCCATCTATGACAAAACCTATGCAGGTGGACGATTGGGTCTCTTTGTCTTCTCTCAAGAAATGGTTTATTTCTCTGATCTCAAATATGAATGTAGAG ATTCATAA